The Maridesulfovibrio sp. genomic sequence TGAATTGGCTGATAGCGACTTTTATATTGTCTGGGGAAGCAACATGAAAGCCACCCGTCTGCAGAGCATGCCCGATCTGGTCAAGGGACGTAAGCAGGGTAAGCGCGTGGTACTCATTGAATGCTTTGCCGGGGAAATGGCTGAATATTGTGACCGGATTGTGCTTGTCAAACCGGGGACAGACGGGGCTTTGGCGCTTGCCATGATGCATGTTTTGGCTAAGGAAGGATTGGATGATGCGGACTTCCTGCAGAATGAAGCGGTCGGATACTCAGAATTTAAAGCCACACTCGGCCAGTATACCCCGGAATGGGCCGAGTCGGTATGCGGTGTTTCGGCGCAGGTAATTATTGAGCTTGCCCGTGAATATGCTGCTGCCTCCGCTCCTGCAATTATTCTCGGCAGCGGTAATTCCCGTTACGGCAACGGAGGCATGACTGTTCGGCTGATAACCATTCTTTCTACGTTTACCGGTGCGTGGCAGCGACCCGGAGGAGGGGTTTGCGGCTGTAATCCCGGTGGCGGTCCTTTTATTGATATGGATCGAATTACCCGCCCGGACCTGCGTAAGAATAAAGGTCGTAAGGTAAATATCAATCAGCTGGCCATGGCGCTAAAAGGTGAGCAAGGGCAAACACCCATACGTTGTCTTCATATTTACGGCAGTAATCCGGTCGGGTCGGTTTCCAATCAATTGGGTATCCGTCAGGGGCTTGAAAATCCGGATCTTTTTACCGTAGTTCATGAGCGGTTCATGACTGATACCGCCCGTTATGCCGATATTATCCTTCCGGCTACTTTTTCGGTGGAGCAGTCAGACTGCTACAGTTCCTATGGATATTGCTCATTCGGTGCTGCTCGTAAGATCATTCCTGCTCCTGGAGAGTGTAAAAGCAACTGGGATATATTCTGTTTGCTTGCTCAAGGTATGGGCTATGCTGAAAAACATTTTCAGCGTTCGGAAGATGAGCTCCTGGAGGAGCTGCTGAGCTATCCCGAAGAGGGGTTGCAGAACATAAACGATGCTCAACGCGAGACTTTGAAAATTGGTGGGATGATCTCCCTTCCTTTTGCAGATCATACTGACTGGAAAACTCCTGCGGGTAAGGTTCAGATTATTAACGATGATCTGGATGTGCGCATACCGCAATATCAGGAACCCCACGGAGGAACGTATCCGTTGCGGTTGATTGCAGTGCCAAGTACGGAGACTTTAAACTCCATTTTTCTTGAGAGGGAGGGGTTGGTACAGAGCCGGGGGGCTATGTCGTTGGTTATGAACCCCGCAGATGCTGCCGACCGTTCAATTTCCGATGGGGATAAGATTGTTGCATTCAATGATATGGGCAAAGTTTATTTCGATGCCCACGTAACCCCGTTGATTGCATACGGCACAGTTGCAGCGGTCGGTATTTTCAAATCTTCCCAGTCCGCCAATAGAAATCTGGTTAATGCTTTGCATCACGAACGGCTTTCCGACATGGGCGAGGCAACAACTTTGAATGACAATACTGTGGAGGTGCGTAGCCTGACAGGTCTCCAAGAATCAGACTTAGATTTGTAGTCTTTTGGGATCTTAGTTCAATTTTACATTATTTTTTGTCCGTAAATTTTGTTATATTATGTAAATTAAAGCCATGAGTCATGCATATATATGGGCGGGATATTTTTTTTAAAAAAACGTTAGAAAAAATATATTTTGCCAAATTCATAGAATAGCCAGTTAACGGTCAGGATAGCAATGCGATCTTTATACTTCATACTTTTCCGGTCTTATCTGGCATTGTCTTTGATCCCGTTGTTACTCTTGGGGGGAATGCTGACCGTCTGGATTTCGGGAGAACAGGTTGAAGCTTCGTTCAGGCAGGAACGAAGTATGGCAAGACATGTTGCTCATGATTTGAAACTTCATTTTTTAGTACTTGAAGATAAACTGTTGAGCCTTAATAGGTACATAAATTTTAGATCATTATTAGATATTGAAATACAAAGTGTCGCGGATGAATTGATATCAAAGCAGGATTCTATCTGTTCTGTTCTGTTTCTTGATTCCCGTGGACACGTAAAGGCGCGGGCTTCTTCAAGCAATGTTTATAGCAGATCCGAATCATTAGCACCGGATGAAGCTGTTCTTTTTAAAAAGATTATTTCATCAGGCAGAGTTGCCTATGGGAATGTCCGGGATAAACTTAATTGCGGAGATCCCTTGTTTTCGCTCGGCGTTCCTTTGATTGACAGGAAAGCAGGTGAGGAGAGCGGCGTAATTCTGGTTGAGTTCCGGCTTGGTAAGGCATGGCAGAATGTTACTGAAGAGAATTTTCGTGAAGGTGAGTACCTTTACCTTGTAGGTGAGGACGGAGAGATTCTGGCCCATCCTGACTTTGAAATGTTGCCTGCTGAAAGGCCTTTTGCATCTGCTGATAACGGAAAAATACGAAAAAATAGCAGCGGCGATTTTGTTATCGGGGCTTCTGCCAATCTGGAATTCGGTAATCTTACATTTCAGGTAGTTTCCGAAAAAATGGCCGCAACAGCCCTTATTCCCGCATTCCGCTCTGCCGGCATAGCCCTGCTGGCGACAATCATTACCGCCGGGTTGGTATTTGCCGCTACAATTCGTGCTGCCCGGAAAATAACCCGGCCAGTCAAGCTTTTAACTTCAGCCGCTCTGAATATTAAAGAACGTGGCTTTTATCCCGGTATATCCATTTCAGGGTTCAAGGAAATTGAAGATCTGTCTGAGGCTTTTGACTCCATGACCCGCAACCTTCAGCATATGCTCGAGGAGTTGGCCCATGAAGTTCAGATACGTAAAGCTTCCGAAGAGGCCCTTTCATTGAGTGAAGAGCGTTTTCGGGCCATGTTTGAGTTTAATTCTGTAGCAATGCTGCTTATTGATCCAGACGACGGTAGAATTCTTGAGGCCAATAATGCCGCAAGCCGTTTTTACGGCTGGTCAGTGGAGGATATAACCAAACTGAGTGTTTTTGACATTAATAACGCTGCTCCTGCTTCTGTTAAGGAGAATCTGAATAATGTGGTGGAGAATAAGTGTACGAGGATTGAGTTTGAGCATAAATTAGCTGACGGTAGCGTTTGTGATGTGGATATATATACCGGGCCGATTTCCTTGGGGGGGAAGTCGGTAGTTTTTTCCAGTGTAATTGACATTACCAAGCGTAAGAAGGCCGAACGGGAGTTAGTGGACAGCGAGGAACGTTTTCGCGCTCTGCATAACGCTTCATTCGGCGGGATAGCTATTCATGAGCAGGGGCGGATTCTGGACTGCAATCAGGGGCTTGCTGATATTTCAGGTTACGGAGTCGATGAGTTGGCGGGCATGGATATTACGCAGTTGATAGCTGAAAAATCTCAGGCTGCAGTAGAGAGAAAAATCGAAAAAGGTGTTGAAAATTCATATGAAGCCAATGGAATACATAAGGATGGAACAGAGTATCCGGTCCGGTTGGAATCAAGAAATATCCCGTATAGAGGGCGTGTTGTTCAGGTTCTGGAATTCAGGGATATGACCAGTCAGAAAAGGGCAGAAGAATTTCTTATTCAGAATGAAAAAATGATGTCTCTCGGTGGACTGGCTGCTGGAATGGCCCATGAAATCAACAATCCACTTGCTGCAATTGTAGGGTCTTGCCAGAACCTGCAGAACAGGTTGTTAAAGGACCATCCAATGAACAGGAAAGTCGCGGAAGAATGCGATACCTCGTTTGACAGTATTGTCCGCTATGTCCAGCAGCGGGACTGTGACAACATGGTGCATTCTATTTATGAATCAGGAAAGAGGGCCGCAGGCATTGTAAAAGATATGCTCAGCTTCGGCCGCAAGAATGAAATGTCCCTGATCAGTAACAAGATTACCGAGTTGATGGATAATACCATCAAATTGGTAAGCAATGATTATGATCTCAAAAAAAATTATGATTTCAAAAAGATCGACATTGTAAGGGAATACGAAGACATTCATGACAGTGTGGTTTGTTACAGCAATCAGATTCAACAGGTTTTTTTCAATTTGTTGAAAAATTCTGCTCACGCAATGGCTGAAAAAGATTTTTCTGAAGGAGTACCACGAATTATTGTCAGGAGTTACGTCAGAAATGGAAT encodes the following:
- a CDS encoding molybdopterin-dependent oxidoreductase: MTIFKSICPYDCPTTCGLLVQSDGTRIFRVKGDPEDPVCGGVICRKMQHYEKSIHSPERIYTPLKRNGKKGEDCFEPISWDEAVETITGKWKQALSEYGPDSILPFYYSGVMSLIQRFCGDALFNRMGACDLVKTLCASAKGAGYKAVMGDTGCLDPRELADSDFYIVWGSNMKATRLQSMPDLVKGRKQGKRVVLIECFAGEMAEYCDRIVLVKPGTDGALALAMMHVLAKEGLDDADFLQNEAVGYSEFKATLGQYTPEWAESVCGVSAQVIIELAREYAAASAPAIILGSGNSRYGNGGMTVRLITILSTFTGAWQRPGGGVCGCNPGGGPFIDMDRITRPDLRKNKGRKVNINQLAMALKGEQGQTPIRCLHIYGSNPVGSVSNQLGIRQGLENPDLFTVVHERFMTDTARYADIILPATFSVEQSDCYSSYGYCSFGAARKIIPAPGECKSNWDIFCLLAQGMGYAEKHFQRSEDELLEELLSYPEEGLQNINDAQRETLKIGGMISLPFADHTDWKTPAGKVQIINDDLDVRIPQYQEPHGGTYPLRLIAVPSTETLNSIFLEREGLVQSRGAMSLVMNPADAADRSISDGDKIVAFNDMGKVYFDAHVTPLIAYGTVAAVGIFKSSQSANRNLVNALHHERLSDMGEATTLNDNTVEVRSLTGLQESDLDL
- a CDS encoding PAS domain S-box protein, encoding MARHVAHDLKLHFLVLEDKLLSLNRYINFRSLLDIEIQSVADELISKQDSICSVLFLDSRGHVKARASSSNVYSRSESLAPDEAVLFKKIISSGRVAYGNVRDKLNCGDPLFSLGVPLIDRKAGEESGVILVEFRLGKAWQNVTEENFREGEYLYLVGEDGEILAHPDFEMLPAERPFASADNGKIRKNSSGDFVIGASANLEFGNLTFQVVSEKMAATALIPAFRSAGIALLATIITAGLVFAATIRAARKITRPVKLLTSAALNIKERGFYPGISISGFKEIEDLSEAFDSMTRNLQHMLEELAHEVQIRKASEEALSLSEERFRAMFEFNSVAMLLIDPDDGRILEANNAASRFYGWSVEDITKLSVFDINNAAPASVKENLNNVVENKCTRIEFEHKLADGSVCDVDIYTGPISLGGKSVVFSSVIDITKRKKAERELVDSEERFRALHNASFGGIAIHEQGRILDCNQGLADISGYGVDELAGMDITQLIAEKSQAAVERKIEKGVENSYEANGIHKDGTEYPVRLESRNIPYRGRVVQVLEFRDMTSQKRAEEFLIQNEKMMSLGGLAAGMAHEINNPLAAIVGSCQNLQNRLLKDHPMNRKVAEECDTSFDSIVRYVQQRDCDNMVHSIYESGKRAAGIVKDMLSFGRKNEMSLISNKITELMDNTIKLVSNDYDLKKNYDFKKIDIVREYEDIHDSVVCYSNQIQQVFFNLLKNSAHAMAEKDFSEGVPRIIVRSYVRNGMSVIEVEDNGPGLAAECRQKIFEPFFSTKSPGKGTGLGLSVSYFIIVKQHGGSMEVFSEPGEWTRFVISIPVAGPQSVDDVRT